The following proteins come from a genomic window of Pseudomonas sp. MAG733B:
- a CDS encoding DUF2790 domain-containing protein: protein MNTKAIYAACLFAALNICTLSARAEADVSAKPYTYGTQLDIKKVVSLKQDATPSCGVVDAQLTYLDSHSKTQVLDYRKISDSCTSDN from the coding sequence ATGAACACCAAAGCCATCTACGCCGCTTGCCTGTTTGCCGCCCTGAACATCTGCACCTTGTCGGCCCGCGCCGAAGCCGATGTCAGCGCCAAACCCTACACCTACGGCACGCAACTGGACATCAAAAAAGTGGTGTCGTTGAAGCAGGACGCGACGCCTTCCTGCGGGGTGGTGGATGCCCAACTGACCTACCTGGACTCCCACAGCAAAACCCAGGTTCTGGACTACCGCAAGATTTCCGATAGCTGCACCTCGGACAACTGA
- a CDS encoding response regulator: MEHVDHILIVDDDREIRELVGNYLKKNGLRTTVVADGRQMRTFLESTPVDLIVLDIMMPGDDGLMLCRELRSGKHKATPVLMLTARNDETDRIIGLEMGADDYLVKPFAARELLARINAVLRRTRMLPPNLVVTESSRLLAFGRWQLDTSARHLLDDDGTMVALSGAEYRLLRVFLDHPQRVLNRDQLLNLTQGRDADLFDRSIDLLVSRLRQRLLDDAREPAYIKTVRSEGYVFSLPVEIVGAPA; this comes from the coding sequence ATGGAGCACGTCGATCACATTCTCATCGTTGATGATGACCGCGAGATCCGCGAACTGGTGGGCAACTACCTGAAGAAGAACGGCCTGCGCACCACCGTCGTGGCGGACGGTCGACAGATGCGCACCTTCCTGGAATCCACCCCGGTGGACCTGATCGTGCTGGACATCATGATGCCGGGCGACGATGGCCTGATGCTGTGCCGCGAGCTGCGCTCCGGTAAACACAAGGCCACGCCCGTATTGATGCTCACCGCGCGCAACGATGAAACCGACCGCATCATCGGCCTGGAAATGGGTGCCGACGATTACCTGGTCAAACCCTTCGCCGCCCGTGAACTGCTGGCGCGGATCAACGCGGTCCTGCGCCGTACGCGGATGCTGCCGCCGAACCTGGTGGTCACCGAAAGCAGCCGCCTGCTGGCCTTCGGGCGCTGGCAGCTGGACACCTCGGCCCGGCACCTGCTCGACGATGACGGCACCATGGTTGCCTTGAGCGGCGCGGAATATCGCTTGCTGCGGGTGTTTCTCGATCACCCGCAGCGGGTGCTCAACCGTGACCAGTTGCTCAACCTGACCCAGGGCCGCGACGCCGACCTGTTCGATCGTTCCATCGACTTGTTGGTGAGTCGCCTGCGTCAGCGGTTGCTGGACGACGCCCGTGAACCGGCCTACATCAAGACGGTACGCAGCGAGGGCTATGTGTTTTCGCTGCCGGTTGAAATCGTGGGAGCGCCAGCATGA